A single Altererythrobacter sp. BO-6 DNA region contains:
- a CDS encoding GMC family oxidoreductase, translated as MQFVTPDKASAAAAWDVVIIGSGFGSLFFLYKYLQNRPHDRVLILEKGGYHNHEWQLQNQKNSEIDPLDTFRRGGEVEKPWDFTIGLGGSTNCWWGLTPRLHPTDFDLKTRLGFGADWPIRYDDLVPYWQEAERIMLIAGSPELERSYPGSSNYPQPPHRMTTADEMLVAAGDQHHFPMPTAKLSRSVSSRGRCCSSSSCNLCPVSAKFTGLNSMSDVLDHPSVSICINSEVHYIETASGVAKSVQFQSRGRDYTVSCDLCVLGANAIHSAFIMLRSGISGHGVGRYLGEKMLASVEVMFDGLNHYDGGTDSTAFNIGIVEDGRSKDHSSAVMVVQNGFKQGLRLEPGRWRENMGLIFYVEDVFDHDNGVFDDGGDKPLVKFKGYSDYAMAGLQNALDCLPKILAPLPVESIRFHRIEPTMGHVQGSLRMGRSIEESVVDHNLVSHAIRNLIVVGTSTFPTCGSANPSLTAAALSLRAAKNILA; from the coding sequence ATGCAGTTCGTTACACCCGACAAAGCTTCAGCGGCTGCCGCATGGGACGTCGTGATTATCGGATCTGGCTTCGGATCCTTGTTTTTCCTTTACAAATATCTGCAGAACAGACCCCACGACCGCGTTTTGATCCTGGAGAAAGGTGGCTACCACAACCATGAGTGGCAGCTCCAAAACCAGAAGAATTCAGAGATTGACCCGCTTGATACTTTCCGTCGTGGGGGCGAGGTAGAAAAGCCGTGGGACTTCACGATCGGTTTGGGCGGTAGCACGAACTGCTGGTGGGGACTGACGCCTCGTCTTCATCCCACCGACTTCGACCTAAAGACCCGGTTGGGTTTCGGAGCGGACTGGCCGATCCGATACGACGACCTTGTACCTTACTGGCAAGAGGCAGAGCGTATAATGCTAATTGCAGGGTCGCCCGAACTCGAAAGGAGTTATCCGGGCTCGTCGAACTACCCCCAGCCCCCGCACAGAATGACGACTGCGGACGAAATGCTGGTTGCCGCAGGTGACCAGCATCACTTCCCGATGCCAACCGCCAAACTCTCGCGCTCGGTATCATCTCGGGGACGATGCTGTTCCAGTTCAAGCTGCAATCTTTGCCCGGTAAGCGCCAAGTTCACAGGCCTGAACTCAATGTCAGATGTGCTTGACCATCCGTCGGTTTCGATCTGCATAAACAGCGAGGTACATTACATCGAAACAGCCAGTGGCGTCGCGAAATCCGTTCAATTTCAGAGCAGAGGTCGCGACTACACGGTTTCCTGTGACCTTTGTGTCCTGGGCGCAAACGCCATCCACTCCGCTTTCATTATGTTGCGATCCGGAATTTCCGGTCATGGGGTAGGGCGATATCTGGGTGAGAAAATGCTCGCCTCGGTGGAAGTGATGTTCGATGGTCTGAATCACTACGACGGCGGAACTGACAGCACAGCATTCAATATCGGCATCGTGGAGGACGGGCGTTCCAAGGATCATTCCTCTGCTGTTATGGTCGTGCAGAACGGGTTCAAGCAGGGGCTGCGTCTGGAACCTGGGCGTTGGCGCGAAAACATGGGTCTCATTTTCTATGTTGAGGACGTTTTCGATCATGACAACGGCGTCTTCGACGATGGTGGTGACAAGCCGTTAGTCAAGTTCAAGGGATATTCCGATTACGCGATGGCCGGGCTGCAGAATGCACTTGATTGCTTGCCGAAAATACTTGCGCCATTACCGGTCGAAAGCATCCGGTTCCACCGCATTGAGCCGACCATGGGACATGTCCAGGGATCGCTTAGGATGGGCCGATCCATTGAGGAATCGGTTGTTGACCACAATCTGGTAAGCCACGCCATTCGCAACCTGATCGTGGTCGGGACTTCGACATTCCCAACCTGCGGAAGCGCTAATCCTTCACTCACTGCTGCGGCGCTATCGCTTCGCGCAGCAAAGAACATCTTGGCATGA
- a CDS encoding NAD(P)-binding protein, whose translation MPENGVGNSLFPYPKRLLNNRIQLGAMSRQPHIAIIGAGFAGFGAAHQLREAGSEATIYEKRRFHGGHTSTHSYADGYLFDEGPHISFTQNTRLQELFADSIGGSYEKLRASVNNYWQGHWIKHPAQVNLHGLPADLIVDCIRDFAKATDQPASTGRISNYEDWLLASFGETFAQTFPAVYTRKYHTTEASNLTTDWLGPRLYRPELEEVLRGALVPNTSDVHYVDHFRYPTEGGFVSYLNGFRKRSRVECNSEIVAIDPVARTLCISDGRIVGYDALISSVPLPRLIPMIKDAPPDVVDAAGKLACTEVILVNIGVSKPKVRDDHWTYFYDEDIVFARLSYPSNFSPNVAPKGCVALQAEVYFSDKWKPRTQPPEAYIEPVIDGLLKAGLIDGRDQVNHTSTIVAPFANIIFDHDRPAALKLIHGYLDEIGVNYCGRFGDWGYIWTDQAFASGEKAARQALEKLTKGKSAMRAGTK comes from the coding sequence ATGCCCGAGAATGGGGTGGGCAATTCATTGTTCCCGTACCCGAAGCGACTATTGAACAATAGGATCCAGCTCGGCGCCATGTCTCGACAGCCACATATTGCAATTATCGGAGCGGGCTTCGCCGGGTTCGGCGCTGCCCATCAGTTAAGAGAAGCGGGCAGCGAAGCCACGATATACGAGAAACGGCGGTTTCACGGTGGCCATACTTCCACCCATTCCTACGCTGATGGCTACTTGTTCGACGAGGGGCCGCACATTTCCTTCACTCAGAACACGCGGCTGCAGGAACTCTTCGCAGACAGCATTGGCGGCTCATATGAAAAACTACGCGCCAGCGTGAATAACTATTGGCAAGGCCACTGGATCAAACATCCGGCACAGGTCAATCTGCATGGTCTTCCCGCAGACTTGATCGTCGATTGCATCAGGGACTTTGCCAAGGCCACGGATCAGCCTGCCAGCACAGGTCGCATATCGAATTATGAAGACTGGCTGCTTGCAAGTTTCGGCGAGACATTCGCTCAGACGTTCCCCGCAGTGTACACGCGCAAATACCACACGACGGAAGCAAGCAATCTTACAACGGACTGGCTCGGGCCTCGACTTTACCGTCCCGAGCTGGAAGAAGTGCTGCGAGGTGCGCTGGTACCGAACACGTCAGACGTACACTACGTGGACCATTTCCGTTATCCCACGGAAGGCGGGTTTGTTTCTTACCTCAATGGCTTCCGCAAGCGCTCGCGGGTCGAGTGCAACAGCGAGATTGTGGCGATAGATCCCGTCGCCAGGACACTTTGTATTTCTGACGGAAGAATCGTTGGTTACGATGCGTTGATTTCTTCCGTGCCTCTTCCTCGCTTGATACCGATGATCAAGGATGCGCCGCCGGATGTGGTAGATGCGGCAGGAAAGCTCGCTTGCACCGAAGTCATTCTGGTCAACATCGGGGTAAGCAAACCGAAGGTCCGCGATGACCACTGGACCTATTTTTACGATGAGGACATTGTCTTTGCCCGGCTGAGCTATCCCTCGAATTTCTCACCCAACGTCGCCCCGAAAGGCTGCGTAGCGCTACAAGCTGAAGTCTATTTCAGCGACAAATGGAAGCCTCGCACCCAACCACCTGAAGCTTACATCGAACCTGTGATTGACGGGCTGCTTAAGGCAGGGCTCATTGATGGACGGGACCAGGTCAATCACACAAGCACCATCGTTGCGCCCTTTGCAAACATCATCTTCGACCATGACCGGCCCGCTGCTCTCAAGCTGATCCATGGCTACCTGGACGAAATCGGCGTGAATTATTGCGGGCGTTTCGGTGACTGGGGCTACATCTGGACCGATCAGGCCTTTGCCAGCGGCGAGAAGGCAGCGCGCCAGGCCCTTGAGAAACTGACGAAAGGCAAGTCAGCAATGCGCGCAGGAACGAAATGA
- the rfbF gene encoding glucose-1-phosphate cytidylyltransferase, translated as MKAVILAGGLGTRLSEETSIRPKPMVEIGGKPILWHVMRHYAHFGIKEFVVCCGYKGEYIKDYFLNYRNITSDFTIDLGNGEIHFNNPIEEDWKVTLIDTGADSMTGGRIARVRQAIGDNPFCLTYGDGVSNVPIDQLLEYHASHGKWATVTAVRQPGRFGALGISEEGISVTGFREKGIGDGGYINGGFYVCEPQVFDLIEDDATVWEREPMERLVELSQLVAFRHEDFWQCMDTLRDKSYLEEVWASPDCPWRLVYSHSSNHTDKRAPASAGQPMMADRILKAV; from the coding sequence ATGAAAGCTGTCATTCTCGCCGGAGGGCTGGGGACTCGCTTGAGTGAGGAAACCTCTATTCGGCCAAAGCCAATGGTTGAGATTGGCGGCAAGCCAATCCTTTGGCATGTGATGCGACATTACGCGCATTTTGGAATAAAAGAATTCGTCGTATGCTGCGGCTATAAGGGAGAGTACATAAAGGATTATTTCCTTAATTACCGTAATATAACCAGCGATTTCACGATTGATCTGGGAAACGGGGAGATCCATTTCAACAATCCCATCGAAGAAGATTGGAAGGTTACTTTGATCGATACGGGGGCCGATTCAATGACAGGTGGCCGTATTGCGAGAGTACGGCAGGCGATTGGCGACAACCCATTCTGCCTGACCTATGGTGACGGAGTCTCGAACGTCCCGATCGACCAGTTGCTCGAATACCATGCATCGCATGGCAAATGGGCTACGGTTACTGCAGTTCGCCAACCGGGCCGCTTCGGTGCTTTAGGCATAAGCGAAGAAGGAATTTCCGTAACTGGTTTCCGCGAAAAGGGTATCGGAGATGGCGGATATATAAATGGCGGTTTTTATGTGTGTGAACCCCAGGTCTTCGATCTTATTGAAGATGATGCCACAGTTTGGGAACGCGAGCCGATGGAGCGCCTGGTTGAACTCAGCCAGTTAGTTGCTTTCCGTCATGAGGACTTCTGGCAGTGCATGGATACTCTAAGAGACAAGAGCTATCTAGAAGAAGTCTGGGCAAGTCCTGATTGCCCGTGGCGGCTGGTCTATTCGCACTCGTCGAACCACACCGACAAAAGGGCCCCTGCAAGCGCCGGGCAGCCCATGATGGCAGACCGGATCCTCAAGGCTGTCTAA
- a CDS encoding NAD(P)-dependent oxidoreductase, with protein sequence MARDLVAVTGASGFVGHAVLRALQSRDVDVLAIGTQAGISDPSAVPWHSVDLLEKGSARKLFAEYRPRALIHAAWARSKGAGLWHLQENLAWRDASLALFREYWDETGGHIVGCGTCAEYDAPSESDCIEDETPISPASIYGRAKAELAEQAHIQADRAGGSLSWARLFYMYGPYENPERLVPQLLDRMLKGEVAKTASGRAIRDFGYSGDMGEALVDLAVTGSSGTFNVATGKGVSIASLAKRASELCGREDLLEIGALADRMDEPPRIVADVTKLKSATGWSPVHDLDSGLKSTIDWRSGIAKG encoded by the coding sequence ATGGCGCGTGATTTGGTCGCTGTTACGGGGGCCAGTGGCTTTGTTGGGCATGCCGTGCTGCGCGCGCTGCAATCGCGTGACGTCGACGTGTTGGCAATTGGGACCCAGGCTGGCATCAGCGATCCTTCTGCCGTGCCTTGGCACTCGGTAGACCTTCTCGAGAAAGGCAGTGCCCGTAAGCTGTTTGCCGAATACAGGCCTCGTGCGCTCATTCACGCGGCTTGGGCTCGATCAAAAGGAGCGGGGCTTTGGCATTTGCAGGAAAATCTGGCGTGGCGCGATGCCAGCCTGGCACTATTTCGCGAATATTGGGATGAAACCGGCGGGCACATCGTTGGATGTGGTACATGTGCAGAGTACGATGCGCCGAGCGAAAGCGATTGCATCGAGGACGAAACTCCCATTTCACCGGCCTCTATATACGGACGTGCGAAGGCGGAACTCGCCGAGCAGGCTCATATCCAGGCAGATCGAGCAGGCGGTTCGCTTTCATGGGCGCGACTGTTCTATATGTACGGCCCATACGAGAACCCGGAACGGCTCGTACCCCAACTGCTGGATCGAATGCTTAAGGGGGAGGTGGCCAAAACTGCGAGCGGCAGAGCAATCCGTGATTTCGGATATTCTGGTGACATGGGTGAAGCGTTGGTGGACCTTGCCGTGACTGGGAGCAGTGGTACGTTCAACGTGGCGACCGGCAAGGGTGTCTCAATTGCATCTCTTGCGAAGCGGGCCTCCGAGCTTTGCGGGCGTGAGGACCTGCTTGAAATCGGAGCGCTCGCCGATCGAATGGACGAGCCACCGCGGATTGTCGCTGACGTGACAAAGCTGAAATCAGCCACAGGCTGGTCGCCGGTTCACGATCTCGACTCGGGTCTCAAATCTACGATCGATTGGCGATCTGGCATCGCAAAAGGCTAG
- a CDS encoding DUF707 domain-containing protein: MIAPRQNLVFVRVGSKSLHRRWLAGKGERNWDLQLSQYDDDPEIGQGGDLPLSVDKGTKWDSVYRYLINNPEVLDRYRYIAFMDDDLLFTKEDLNRYFDICAENDLFIAQPALHSDSFFCYSILLHCPLTRLRYTNFVECMAAAIRTDYLRAFMPHMSNVISGWGMDRIWTVTMPSPAFKSAIIDEISMVHTRPHATGAVYDAFSDRELSPAQEMKGLISRYSGVPDKMLVYGAIGRDGRRLSGATTRALNGLSLLANCWRYRKPVLALKSGAAMLWRAIFLARYRPEPARQVRKEGA; the protein is encoded by the coding sequence ATGATCGCGCCGCGCCAAAACCTCGTCTTCGTTCGCGTCGGATCGAAATCGCTTCATCGTAGATGGTTGGCTGGAAAGGGCGAGCGAAATTGGGATCTGCAACTGAGTCAATACGATGACGATCCCGAGATCGGACAAGGTGGCGACCTGCCGCTGTCCGTCGATAAAGGCACGAAGTGGGACAGTGTCTATCGGTACCTAATCAACAATCCAGAAGTGCTGGACCGCTATCGCTACATAGCTTTCATGGATGATGATCTCCTTTTCACGAAAGAAGACCTCAACCGGTATTTCGACATTTGCGCCGAAAATGATCTCTTTATCGCGCAACCGGCACTGCATTCCGACAGCTTCTTTTGTTATTCTATTCTGCTCCATTGCCCATTGACGCGCCTGCGCTACACCAACTTTGTCGAATGCATGGCTGCGGCCATCAGGACCGACTATCTCAGAGCGTTCATGCCGCACATGTCCAATGTAATCTCGGGTTGGGGCATGGACCGGATCTGGACAGTCACAATGCCCAGTCCAGCTTTCAAATCCGCGATAATTGATGAAATTTCCATGGTTCATACTCGTCCGCATGCAACTGGTGCGGTTTATGATGCCTTTTCCGACAGGGAACTCTCGCCTGCACAGGAGATGAAGGGCCTGATCTCGAGATACTCCGGCGTTCCCGACAAGATGTTGGTTTATGGGGCGATCGGTCGCGACGGCAGGCGCCTCAGCGGCGCTACCACGCGTGCGCTAAATGGCCTGTCACTGCTGGCCAATTGTTGGCGTTACCGCAAACCGGTGTTGGCGCTCAAATCGGGTGCCGCCATGCTTTGGCGCGCCATTTTTCTGGCGCGCTATCGTCCAGAGCCTGCACGGCAGGTTCGAAAGGAAGGGGCTTGA